In Acanthopagrus latus isolate v.2019 chromosome 6, fAcaLat1.1, whole genome shotgun sequence, the genomic window TTGCTCATAAATATATTTGGTGTATGATTATACAAAGAGCTACATGTGTTAAGTCTGTATACAGTACCGAGTGATGTATATCATTGGAAAAATAAAGCTAAACAAAACAGATCATGGCAGTAAAATCAAAGGGTAACACTTGTATGAAACTAGGATGTCAAGGTtgtgatattaaaaaagaacagatgCTGTTTAAAAAGGCATTTCATTCTTATCATCTTAAGAGAAGGtatcttaaaaaataaaaacaaaaaacaaccagtGCAAATTGTGAAGTAGCCATATGACTGATTTTTTCCAACTGCCAGAATGAATAATACTCTTCAGATCATACATATTACTATCAAATCAGTCTGGTATCATCTCTAATAAGCCAAACTTTAAAACCATAGGAAAATTAtagatatggaaaaaaaaaaaaaaaaaaaaaaaaaacaaaacacttcaaaatgTAGAAATTAAACCCAATATTCATGTGACCCATGACAAcaagtctgtgttttcatgacacTGAATGTAacacaccagaaaaacaaacaagaaacaagttTACTGGCAGTGGTGATTGAGTCAGTCACCTATTTTCAGCACTGGTACTGCACTGTGTTTTGCTTATGTGACGATCTTCTTCCAGTGCGTGGGACACACTTTTTAATTCTCTTTTCAGCTTGTTCATTACAGAGCCATACTGTTGTTTGCATTACAGGATGCAGGACAatgtctcctcttttttttgctgaaacaaTAATGCTCATCAAGATGTATCAAATACAGGCACAATGAAATGACTGCCAATACTCAGTCACACTCCACTTTGAAATAAATCATCCTAAAAGTGACTGCATCTACTCAAAGATCTTAAAAAGTGGATAAAGAAAGTGGAATGTGATTAGTTTGAGTCAGGAATGTGCTTTTCATGAGTCAAGCACCAAATGTTTAATAACCTGAAACAATTCAATAACAAATGTCTTGTAATTCTATTATTtcaatacaatgaaaatatataatctgtcacatttcactttctctttttgaCTCACCGATGAAGTATTAAGAGGATCACTGCCACTCAACAATAGAAAACATATAATCAACAATTGTAGATTTAACAGTAAACATCTGCAATTTGACAAATTCACCTGAGATCATACAAACACCTTGTTCACCTGgttgtaagaaaaataaatttagtgtttgtttgttgtgtgttcagCACCAGATGTTTATATGGCGCCAACGTACTCTGTCCTTTGTAAACTGCATTCATACTTCATATATTTCAACTTATTTTTCACATAATTCGGCTTGGATAAACTATAAAAAGTCTGCATAGGTATTTCACACAtctacaaacacagaaaaatgtgttaatgatgTTTGAACTTTCAATAAAAAGGAACGTAACAGCTGTTTTAAACCCATTTAACCCCCAACAACAAATTCTTGTACTTACTTCACATTCCACCAACCCTTTTAACCGAACCCCAACTTTAAATTtatgtcatcatcacactgtaATTTAGCTGCAATTTCACATCCAGGCCTTTACATTTGGCTTAACAGCAGCCCTTTAAATGTAAGAAGTTCACACATTGTTCTTTTACACAAAATGTGCTGTATGTTTTTAAGCACATGAATCCACCAACGAGGGACTGTTTCTAAAACATCTACaagttttctgctgctgcactaCACAATAAAAGCTATGAGGGGTGTCATGATTTCAAATCTAAACTGAAATCAGTGCTCATAAGGATTGATTTTCATTTGGTGAAATCAAAGTTAAGATTAAGAAAGTTAAGATTAAGAGATTgtctcaatattttttttctctccaccctTGCTTGccaaaatgtgtttgctgtgtgtccAAAGACAAATGACAACTTGTGCTacacacactgaaaagacaaaataaggCCGTTGCTAGGCTATGCTATGCAGCCTAACTTTTTAAGgaagaatatgaaaatgtaaatgaaggtTGTCACGGCATGAAACCAATGATCTGTTGCTTTTTGCAAATAAGCCAGTGTGGCTGAAACTGGCCTGCGTTTATTCTCCTTTGTAATTTCTAACTCTGAGATATAACTTCAAGAGCACTTCACATTCACCTTGAGTTTACCAATCCACAACTGATCACCTGGTAttgtttcctcctgctgagatttttttatttattttttcattgaaTAATCTTAAAATCGAAAGTAAAAAAAATCGTGACACCCATAATAGCTCTAAGGTTTCAAGTACAGTTAAGAATTCTgacttctgatgtttttttgatgTGAAGTAAATCTTGAAAAAGgcagcagaaatgttcagtATGTGATTTGTGGTTCCAAAAAGTCCAAAAAGTGCTGGTCCAAACACTCTTCCCCTCCACCAGCAGTCCAATTACAGCAGCTCCTCAAACATTGTTTGAAAGTTAAGAATGCAACTATTCCTATCCTAGAAGTGCATCATAGTCGATATACCAAACAAGTCTGCCATTAGCAGGCTTCACCCCAGTGACCGGCCATTTGTCTGGATTGTCCTTCACTCGGCTCAGCTGGGTGATCAGCTCATGTTTGCCTTTGCCCATCACTAACAGAGCGACCCTGTGCGCTCGGTTGATGGCACTAAAAGTGAGGGTCATACGCTGGTGAGGCTTGACGGGGCTCTCAGTGAGGGCCACCAGACTCTCCCCGTGGCCATCCACTTTACTGCCAGGGAACAGAGAGGCTGTGTGGCTGTCGTAGCCCACTCCCAGCAGCACAAAGTGGAAGCTGGAGCCGTTCACCCACTTGCTGACCTCTTTCTCATACAGCAGtgctcctccgtcctcctccacacacagacGCTGGTTGATCTGTACTGGCATGGGGTGGATGTTGTAATAGGGTATCCTCACATGGTGCAGTAGATGGTCATGGAGGTTGCGGAAGTTGGACTCTGAGTCAGTCAGTGGCACGCAGCGCTCATCCACCATCCACACATGGGTGTCCCTCCAGGGGAAGGAGAAGTGGTGCAGGGCCAGCCTTTGGAACAGAGCGAGGGGAGAGGACCCACCCGAGAGAGCCAGATGAAAAACGCCAGCCTCGCGCACTGCAGCCTCCGCTGCCTCTTGTATGTCTGCAGCTAGCCTCACCACCAGCTCCTCAGTCCAGGCAGACACCATGTCAGAGCTACGAAATTTACCTTGCATCACTTGGAACCCACCAACCTGATCATTGCCGATTATCACCACCTCATTGTGGTAGCTAATGTCTTTCCCTTTAATACGGACGTCCAGCAGGTCTCCATTCTCTGCACCTCCTGGGTAGATGCGGGGAAACGTGCTGGCGAGGCTGCTGAGTAGTGGCGTCCACAAGCCCCAAGAAGCCAGCAGGTTTTCAGTACTAATGAAACTATTCTTTCGTCCagcaaaaatgtgtgaaattagTTCATAATAAGCTTCCCTCTGCACTATTGGCATTTGAACAAAGTAGTCTGAAAGCGGCAAACCAAGAACATCGACATCTTTATGCTCTGTCACTTCCTTCCACTCACTGTCCATTAAAATGGGCTTGAATAAATTCTTACTAACAAGAATTGCTGGATATTTAAGGCTGCCGTGCCCGAAGTGGAAAACTATCTGTTTGGGCTTGCAGTGTACGCTGTTGTGGTTCTGAAGACAAAAGATATCATTCTTGAAAAGAATGCGCGCATACCCCATCCGCTCATCTAACATCTTCCCTGAGATCAGAAGAATTGGCACGTCTTCGTACTGGGCATCATCGATGTACATCAACACagctgaaagacacaaacaggatCACTTATTAGCTGGATAGCAATTTCTTTTACAGTTCAACAGTAAGGAATACTtaaattaatgacatttaaaaagaaaagccttCAGTATTCACCTGCAAATGTGGGTGTGATGCTGATGTGATCTTTCGTCTTATTCAGCTCCTGCTGAACCTCTGTTTTGTATGCTTGGTACTGGCCGACCACAGCTTGATTCTTACCTACGGGCAGCAGGGACCTGAAGACCTGCAGCTTGTTTCGCAGGACTTCCTCATTGCTGCTCAGGTTCATGGGCAGGCTCATGGTCAACAAGGTCATGACTTCTGTCAGGTGGTTCTGCAGCACATCTCTGACCACCCCATATTGGTCATAGAAGGGGATACGACCTTTGAGGGCAAAACGACAAGTGAGGACACGAACACATGGTTCTAGCTCCGAAATTCTTCTTGATTTTGTGACCATTCACGCAGAAATCTACTTCTTTTCTACTGGTAAGTAATCATTTTGATTAAGgggtgaactgcccctttatTACAACACTAATGATGCATTCTGAATGACCTTTAACATCCAGCGTCTCTTTCAGTACAATCTCCACTCTCTCGATGTGGTGCCTGTTCCAGATGGGATCCAGAAACTTCTTGTTCTCTTCTCTGAATGGAAGAATCCTTGAAACCACCTTTTcacaaaggcagaaaaacataTCATCAAATCAACCGTATCTGTTACTGAGTCTCAGATGAAAGGCACTCACTGTGCAGGTTATTCTTACCTGCTTCCCCAGGTAATGGTCAATTCTGTACATTTCTTCATCCTTCAAGGAATTCCCAAGCTGAGATGCAAGAACCTGAGCACTCCTGAAGTCATGTCCAAAAGGTTTCTCTAGCACCACCCTCAGCCACGCCCCGCTGGTTGGCCTACAGCTACTGTTGATCTTATCAGCAATATCTGCGTATGCAAAGGCTGGCACTGAGAGGTAGAAGAGCCTCCCAGCCTCTGTCATTCCCTCTTGCTGAAGCTCTTTCTCAATCTGCTTGGCCAAATCCTGGTAGTCTTCGACGCTCTGCAGCTGCCGATACTGTGAGAGTCGCAGGAACTGCTCTTTGAGCAGAGCACAGCGTTCCTGTGACACATCCTTTGGGCAAGAAAGCGCCTTCAGGATCTCAAAGAGGACCGGTGTGGCCTTGTCAGCAGGGGACAGTCCTCCACCGTAGAAGGAAAAGGTGTATCCATTTTTCACCTGATTCACGTACAGTTCGAAGAAGCCCTGCCACAGGTACTTCTTTGCCAGGTCACCTGTGCCTCCCACTATCACCACCGAAACATGTCCGGGTCTCTGTGCCTCGTCTCTCTCCTCGCCATATCCTCCCTGGGCACAGAGAGTGACCAGAAGCAGGAACGCAGACACAAACATGCTCTGGTCTTAGCTGTCCAAACTCCTGTATGAACACAGCAAAGAGACATTACATGTAGACAAGGCAATCGTCTAGGAAATCATCTAGCACCAGCGAGAAGTTAGGACACCAAGCATGGAAGTAACTGTCAGCACATTTTGTAGGAAAATGTCACCACTGATTATGTCCCCTTGAAGATTCTGAGTGCAACTGCACTGaggtaaatacaaatcccaagTCTGTGACAATTTGTCAGACTACAAATAGGTGCCAACTaccaacaaaatgttttacatcgTAACAGTGTTAgcgcagaaacaagtgatggagagtgtctgagacagagacaccattcaacgTATTACAAGACTCTGCACCCTCAACATGACACCTAAGCTGTTTTTTAAGGGGACTAAAATGACCTAATATTCCCTTAATCAGCTTATTTTCTTGATGGTTTTGTATCTATGAggtcagaaaataatgaaaatgcaataatttCCTAAAGCCAACGGTGATATCAAAATATCTCGTTTTGTTTAACCAActgtccaaaaccaaaagatgtTCAGTTAATGATCACATGACacaaaaaggcagcaaatcctcacaattAAGAGGCTTGCACCAGTAAATGTTTCTCATTTGTTCCTGACGACTGAAAGAAACAATCCTTCATCAGAACAATTGtagatttttaatttgcttcGTTTACGCTACACGATAGAAAAGCTTCAACCGGTACATCAACTACAATTAATGATATGATTAATCATCATTTCTAACAATGCATACACTCGGTAGATACTGCTGTATTTCTTTGGCAACATCTAAAAAATGAGTGAATAATCGCATTTGAACATCTAAATGCCAATACAGATACACTGTGAACACTGTATGAATGTAAAGCAATAGTTTATGTAACATCAATAAAACTCAAACTAATGATAAGAAATACATTACTTGGCACCGTCCTGTTGTTCAGCTGTTCTCAAGTCCCTTGATAGTCAATGatgtgctgcagtgacagtcATGAGCGTAGTGAGCAGTAGATAGTGGTGGAGCAGGGGTGTAGACTTTGCACTTTGCTCAGAGGCTTTGAGTTTCCCGTACAACATTCCTGCTGTTGATAAGAGTGCCAGGAAAGTCAGACCAACTGATTTTGCAATAACCCAAAAATCGTTTATAAGAAAGGCTGCAGCAAAAGCtatgaaaatcaatcaaatggAGGAGCTGAGTCTTGCCTGCAGTTTGCAGCTCAGAGAAAACTGGGAAAACGTACCTTTCGTTACCCATTAAACATTTGGATTCTGTTTGCTGTAGGTATCAGGGTCCCAAAAGAATCACAGATTTGCAGTCTAAACTATCTTGACACTCTGTCTGgtaataaatgtcaaaaaacataTGAAAGTATGTGCACAGAATGATTAGCTCTCCACTGGAATAGCCCCAGGCTTTGGGTTGAAAAGAGTACTCCACACTTCTGACATTACACACTAATTTAACATCATCAGTCTCATGATGGTGAGTTGAACAAAGTCAAtaccacagaaccagagatacTGTCTTAATACATGTATCTTCCTTCCTTGTAAAAACCTGTCACCTACATGGCCCACAGTGCAACTTGATCGCCAGAAATTAACAGATCCTGTGTATTATACTAATCACAGCTAATGTAGCCTTGAGCTGCTAACCTCAGGCAGAGAAAGGGGCAGGCTATAGGTCAGTTGTGAtcgcctttttttcccccccattttcTCACATCTAGTCTGCAGCCCTGACTGATGCTTCACTTTAGGCAATTTAACAGATTTCATgcatcttcctctggagccacaaaagaaTGTATTCAACTATTTTTACATATGCGAGTCGTCAGCACAACCCAAGACCCgtaaacagactttgatttGTAAGTTCCCCTTTAACCCACTTTTTTTCATGATAATGTCTGAAAAACAGTCCTTGTGACCAGTCCTTTACTTACAGAAACCCAATTCCCATCTTTTTAGAAAAATTATATTATGTTAATAGTTGTTGAGAACACCAATAGTCATCCCTTCAATACTGTGGCAGTATCTGTATtcaagatttaaaaataaatgtatctgtCCAGTGGTAGAAAAGGACAAAAGTATTGAGGTATTTGGTAAAAAAATTTGTGATATTTGAGTCTGTTGCCCTGTGCGAGCATCAACGAAGTGCTTCCGAGGAGATCTAAATATACTGACAAACAGGGTTTTGcctaaaaaaatgtcaataacaTTTTAAACCCTGCCCTGTTTATCATATTTATCCAAATCAGAGATAGTTAGACTTGATGATTTAGAATGCCgtcattttgagatatttttctcatcattttgacTCATTAAATCACAATTTTGACTAAATTTTAACTTTTCGTGTGGTGTTTTCCTTGAGCTTCCATATTAAACCATAGTGCTACATAGATTTACAACAACGAGGACATGAGAACAGGTGAACAATCCACAAACCAGTGCAAATGGGACACCgacagacatttaaaatcatcagCTTCTCATGTGGGTTCAAGATCTTCATTACTGCCTTCACTGGCATTTTGTTCTATGAAGAACAAACTTTAAATGTGAGGCATTACAAAGCTGTAGTTATAGCAAAGGCCTGGATGTTATGAACCTAATTAATGACAGAGGTCATTTTagtttcctctctctctacGGAGACTGAAAATTGTACATGTTGAACAGAACACCCACACTATGATGCTCATTTTATGATGGCAACAGATGGAATCCCAGCGTTCCACAATCATGTTGACACTGCAGAAGTGCAAACAGCAAAGGCCACTTCATGGCTGCTTCAACAAACAACCCAGTCCTGTTCTTAAAAGCTTTAAGGATTACTCTGGTCAAAGTTTGTAttcttgtcatgtttttatctgaaGATGTCAAAGAACGACAGGACAGCTCCGAAACAAACTATACGTTTCTCACctattgtatttgtgtgatttttttatgttcactTCTACCACTTGCACGGTTCTGTTATTATCTTCATTGACTTTTACGCTATTACTTTTTTAATCTCACCATAGGAATCAATAAAATGGGACGTTATCTTCAAAGACACTATGTTCATTCAGAGGTTTTGACTCAATTCCTTTGCAGCACGTCCCAAGTTTATTCCACGATTTAAGTCAAAAGCTGCTCTCATATTCTAGCAGCATAGAAAATCTTCCATCAAACCAACGGTCATGCTCCAAATCGCCTCACTTGTTGTTCAAATTGGCAGTAACGAGTGAGTACAGAAAGCCAAAATGGGGCACCATCTCATCACACACAGGCCATCAGACGTGACTCTGAACTGACCTTCACACACCGAAATTATACACGCAAGTTTCCTCACACAATTTTCAACATCAAACGTTGAGATTCCAGGTGCCAAGTAAGATCACATTAACCGTCTTGCCCACATGAACAATGAGGACTTTGTTCAAGACTTTAAACAGTGCTGTAGAGATGGTTGGCTGCATTCTGTCTGCGTCTTTGTGGCCACATTTGTCAGGGCTTAGTGGTCTGAAGAAGAGTCCTCTGCCATAACTGCAGGGATGTTCAAACTATCATCAGAACGATGAACCCATTCAATGGCCCCTGCTTAAAACCAAGTCATTACCCTTAAGTCCAAAATACATCTTTTCATAAAAGATGTTTACCACACTTACAGCAGTAAATTTGTGATCAGTAAACTTGTGATCCTCACAACACACAAGCACTGACTGCTGTACAATGGTCAGTAAAAATGCAACCAATAGATATATATACTCCACCTTTTATTGCTTCCCTTTTCGGACAATAATGGCCACAATattttggattttaaaaaaaaaatgtgttggcgCTTGCATTCTCAAATTTAAGTTTGACCATACAAGAATCATCCAGTTGAAGTCGACTTGATCACACCAGAGCAAAGAAATGTGCAGTGCTAGTTTGTA contains:
- the h6pd gene encoding GDH/6PGL endoplasmic bifunctional protein; this translates as MFVSAFLLLVTLCAQGGYGEERDEAQRPGHVSVVIVGGTGDLAKKYLWQGFFELYVNQVKNGYTFSFYGGGLSPADKATPVLFEILKALSCPKDVSQERCALLKEQFLRLSQYRQLQSVEDYQDLAKQIEKELQQEGMTEAGRLFYLSVPAFAYADIADKINSSCRPTSGAWLRVVLEKPFGHDFRSAQVLASQLGNSLKDEEMYRIDHYLGKQVVSRILPFREENKKFLDPIWNRHHIERVEIVLKETLDVKGRIPFYDQYGVVRDVLQNHLTEVMTLLTMSLPMNLSSNEEVLRNKLQVFRSLLPVGKNQAVVGQYQAYKTEVQQELNKTKDHISITPTFAAVLMYIDDAQYEDVPILLISGKMLDERMGYARILFKNDIFCLQNHNSVHCKPKQIVFHFGHGSLKYPAILVSKNLFKPILMDSEWKEVTEHKDVDVLGLPLSDYFVQMPIVQREAYYELISHIFAGRKNSFISTENLLASWGLWTPLLSSLASTFPRIYPGGAENGDLLDVRIKGKDISYHNEVVIIGNDQVGGFQVMQGKFRSSDMVSAWTEELVVRLAADIQEAAEAAVREAGVFHLALSGGSSPLALFQRLALHHFSFPWRDTHVWMVDERCVPLTDSESNFRNLHDHLLHHVRIPYYNIHPMPVQINQRLCVEEDGGALLYEKEVSKWVNGSSFHFVLLGVGYDSHTASLFPGSKVDGHGESLVALTESPVKPHQRMTLTFSAINRAHRVALLVMGKGKHELITQLSRVKDNPDKWPVTGVKPANGRLVWYIDYDALLG